From a single Photobacterium gaetbulicola Gung47 genomic region:
- a CDS encoding 1-deoxy-D-xylulose 5-phosphate reductoisomerase (COG0743), whose translation MRKLTILGATGSIGGSTLAVAAQNPELFDVVALAAGSNSQKMFELCCQWQPKYAAMACESAAAELRILLTQQGMATEVLAGETGLCQVASLDEVDTVMAAIVGAAGLMPTMAGVKAGKRILLANKEALVMSGQMFIDACREYGAELLPVDSEHNAIFQSLPEQVQRAMGHCDLEAAGVSKILLTGSGGPFRYTEVSELAAVTPAMAIAHPNWSMGPKISVDSATMMNKGLEFIEARWLFNATREQMDVIIHPQSVIHSMVQYKDGSVLAQMGLPDMRTPIACAMSYPERVDAGVAPLDFSQVGEFTFLKPDFARYPCLKLAMDACFSGQAATTALNAANEEAVAAFLDNRLGFIDIARVNSQVLASAPLVEPTDLESVIELDRMTRVLAQEVIRKVTL comes from the coding sequence ATGCGTAAGTTAACGATTCTTGGTGCGACGGGATCGATAGGGGGCAGCACATTGGCTGTTGCCGCCCAGAATCCCGAGTTATTTGACGTTGTAGCCCTTGCGGCGGGCAGCAATAGCCAGAAAATGTTCGAGCTGTGCTGCCAGTGGCAGCCGAAGTACGCGGCCATGGCTTGTGAAAGTGCCGCTGCAGAACTGCGTATACTGCTAACACAACAGGGGATGGCAACCGAAGTACTGGCCGGTGAAACCGGGCTGTGCCAAGTTGCCTCGCTGGATGAAGTTGATACCGTGATGGCGGCGATTGTTGGTGCCGCCGGTTTGATGCCGACCATGGCCGGCGTCAAGGCGGGCAAGCGTATTTTGCTGGCCAACAAAGAGGCGCTGGTTATGTCCGGCCAGATGTTTATCGATGCCTGCCGCGAGTACGGTGCCGAATTACTGCCGGTCGACAGCGAGCACAACGCGATCTTCCAGAGCCTGCCAGAGCAAGTCCAGAGAGCGATGGGGCACTGTGATTTGGAGGCGGCTGGGGTTAGCAAGATCCTACTGACCGGCTCTGGCGGCCCGTTCCGTTATACGGAAGTCAGCGAATTGGCGGCGGTGACGCCGGCGATGGCGATTGCTCACCCTAACTGGTCGATGGGACCAAAAATTTCGGTCGACTCGGCTACTATGATGAACAAGGGGCTGGAGTTTATCGAAGCCCGCTGGCTGTTCAATGCCACCCGTGAGCAGATGGATGTGATAATCCACCCGCAATCGGTTATCCACTCCATGGTGCAGTATAAAGATGGATCTGTGTTGGCCCAGATGGGGTTGCCTGATATGAGAACGCCGATTGCCTGTGCAATGTCCTATCCTGAAAGAGTGGATGCGGGTGTTGCGCCGCTGGATTTCAGCCAGGTGGGTGAGTTTACTTTCCTCAAGCCGGACTTTGCTCGCTATCCCTGCCTCAAGCTGGCGATGGATGCCTGTTTCAGCGGTCAGGCGGCGACTACCGCCCTCAATGCCGCCAACGAGGAAGCGGTCGCGGCCTTTTTGGATAACCGCCTTGGCTTTATCGATATTGCCAGGGTCAACAGCCAAGTATTGGCGTCAGCACCGCTGGTTGAACCGACTGACTTGGAAAGCGTCATAGAGCTAGATAGAATGACTCGAGTTTTGGCACAGGAAGTAATACGTAAGGTAACGTTATGA
- a CDS encoding putative membrane-associated Zn-dependent protease (COG0750) yields the protein MTGILWNLGAFLLALGILIAVHEYGHFWVARRCGVYVEKFSIGFGKALWRKVGKDGTEYTLAMIPLGGYVKMLDERVEPVDSDRRHMAFNNKKLWQRSAIVAAGPLANFLFAIVAYWVVYLIGVPAVKPIIGDIAPQSIAAEAGIESGMELKTISGIKTADWESVNMAMISHIGDKEMVLTVTEPGTSYEIEKQLDLSSWSFDPESERVLTTLGITPYSPKITLVISQLVEDGAAISAGLRLNDEIIAIGGEGVTDWQQVVDAVRSHPQQALAMEVLRDGELVSLTLTPEAKASGEELVGYAGFAPKVEPWPESYRINLQYGPVEAVGKAAEKTWQLVTLTFDMVTKLVTGDVAMKNLSGPISIAKGAGMTADYGVVYFLGFLALISVNLGIVNLLPLPVLDGGHLMFFAIEAVTRRPVSERVQDIGYRVGSAILVALMAVALFNDFTRL from the coding sequence ATGACAGGAATATTGTGGAACCTGGGAGCCTTTCTCCTTGCCCTTGGAATATTGATTGCCGTACACGAATATGGGCACTTCTGGGTTGCACGCCGCTGTGGGGTTTATGTCGAGAAGTTCTCCATCGGTTTTGGCAAGGCACTATGGCGCAAAGTGGGCAAAGACGGTACCGAATATACCCTGGCCATGATCCCGCTGGGCGGCTATGTCAAGATGCTGGACGAACGGGTCGAGCCGGTCGACTCAGACCGCCGCCATATGGCATTTAACAACAAGAAGTTATGGCAGCGCAGTGCGATAGTTGCGGCCGGGCCGTTAGCCAACTTCCTGTTTGCGATTGTTGCCTACTGGGTGGTTTATCTGATCGGCGTGCCTGCCGTGAAGCCGATTATTGGTGATATTGCCCCACAATCGATTGCTGCCGAGGCCGGAATTGAAAGTGGAATGGAACTAAAGACCATTTCAGGAATCAAAACCGCAGACTGGGAATCTGTCAACATGGCGATGATTTCCCATATTGGCGATAAAGAAATGGTGCTGACCGTGACCGAGCCAGGCACCAGCTATGAAATCGAGAAGCAGCTCGACCTGTCTAGCTGGTCGTTTGACCCGGAAAGTGAGCGCGTGCTTACTACATTGGGGATCACGCCATACTCGCCTAAAATTACTTTGGTCATTTCACAACTTGTGGAAGACGGAGCAGCAATTTCCGCCGGTTTGCGTTTAAATGACGAAATTATTGCAATCGGCGGAGAAGGTGTTACCGACTGGCAGCAGGTCGTCGATGCGGTTCGCTCTCATCCCCAGCAGGCGCTGGCGATGGAAGTCTTACGCGATGGTGAGCTAGTTTCGCTGACTCTGACGCCGGAAGCGAAGGCGTCGGGTGAAGAGCTGGTCGGCTACGCAGGGTTTGCACCAAAAGTAGAGCCATGGCCTGAATCGTACCGTATTAATTTACAGTACGGACCGGTTGAGGCGGTAGGTAAGGCTGCAGAAAAAACTTGGCAGCTAGTCACATTGACCTTCGATATGGTGACCAAGTTGGTGACCGGTGATGTGGCGATGAAGAATTTGAGTGGCCCGATCTCGATTGCCAAAGGTGCAGGAATGACCGCCGATTACGGGGTGGTTTACTTCCTCGGCTTCTTGGCCTTGATCAGTGTCAATCTGGGGATTGTCAATCTGTTGCCGCTTCCGGTATTGGATGGTGGGCATTTAATGTTTTTTGCCATCGAAGCGGTAACACGTCGTCCTGTTTCTGAACGTGTTCAGGATATAGGCTATAGAGTGGGCTCAGCCATTTTGGTTGCATTGATGGCTGTTGCACTATTCAATGATTTTACCCGCCTTTAA
- a CDS encoding outer membrane protein assembly factor YaeT (COG4775), which yields MAMKKLLVASLLLGSSVAQSAEQFVVDDIRFEGLQRVTLGAALLQMPVRVGDNVDDGDISGMIQSLFASGNFEDIQVFRDGNTLLVKVQERPTIASITFSGNKAIKEEQLKENLDASRIQVGESLDRTTLSKIEKGLEDFYYSVGKYNATVQAVVTPLPRNRADLKFVFTEGVSAEIQQINFIGNDVFSDDELRKKFKLQSEVSWWNFFADKKYQKQVLAGDLETLRSMYLNNGYLKYRLDATQVAISPDKKGVYITLKVDEGEQYKVKNVQLRGDLLGKTGELEALVAISSGDVYNGAEVTALEEALKRKLGELGYAYPQVNTLPDFDDDNQEVTLIVNVEPGKRIYVRNIGFSGNTSTKDEVLRREMRQMEGSWLNSRSVERGKERLSRTGFFETVDVQTVRVPGTDDQVDLQYTVKEANAGNINFGVGYGTESGISFQAGIQQDNFLGTGNRFGINAMMNDYQKNVSLEYRDPYFTLDGISLGGKVYYNEFEASDANISDYTNQSYGASLTWGFPFDELNFFEFGLGYDHNKISNTQEYYQIEKFKQIHGFDRGDNVIELDDFNWSVSWTRNNLNRGYFPTAGNHQRASFRMTIPGSDAQFFKAQYDVRQYFPLTEDHGYSLLLRGRVGYGNGYGTTDNGSDQLLPFYENYYAGGFSTLRGFRSNTVGPKAVYLDYSAGGNNPELIGSDDAAGGNAVALASMELIVPTPFASDEVRNQIRTSVFVDAGTVWDTEYDLRDSDGRYIQDYSDPSLIRASYGAALQWMSPMGPLVFSIAKPIKKYEGDDEEFFTFTIGRTF from the coding sequence ATGGCGATGAAAAAACTGTTGGTCGCATCGCTACTGCTAGGCAGTAGTGTTGCGCAGAGTGCGGAACAATTTGTAGTAGACGATATCCGCTTTGAGGGTCTTCAACGTGTCACGCTCGGTGCCGCATTGCTCCAGATGCCGGTCAGGGTCGGAGACAATGTTGATGATGGTGATATTTCAGGAATGATCCAATCGCTGTTTGCGTCGGGTAATTTTGAAGATATCCAAGTCTTTCGTGATGGCAATACCCTGCTGGTCAAAGTGCAGGAGCGTCCGACCATTGCCAGTATTACCTTCTCTGGCAACAAGGCTATCAAGGAAGAGCAGCTGAAGGAGAACCTGGACGCCTCCCGTATCCAGGTCGGTGAGTCACTCGATCGCACCACCTTGAGCAAAATTGAAAAAGGGCTGGAAGATTTCTACTACAGCGTAGGTAAATACAATGCCACGGTGCAGGCTGTGGTCACCCCGTTGCCGCGTAACCGTGCCGATTTGAAGTTTGTCTTCACCGAAGGTGTCTCTGCGGAAATCCAGCAGATCAACTTTATCGGCAACGATGTGTTTAGCGACGATGAGTTGCGCAAGAAATTCAAGCTGCAGTCTGAAGTTTCGTGGTGGAACTTTTTTGCGGATAAAAAATACCAGAAGCAGGTTCTGGCTGGGGATCTCGAGACCCTGCGCTCGATGTACCTTAATAATGGTTACCTCAAGTACCGCCTTGATGCGACTCAGGTTGCCATCTCTCCTGACAAGAAAGGGGTGTATATCACCCTGAAAGTCGATGAAGGCGAGCAGTACAAGGTCAAGAACGTTCAACTGCGAGGCGATCTGCTGGGCAAGACGGGTGAGCTGGAAGCCTTGGTGGCGATCAGCAGCGGCGATGTCTATAACGGCGCGGAAGTGACGGCGCTGGAAGAAGCCCTGAAGCGCAAACTGGGCGAGCTGGGCTACGCTTACCCGCAGGTCAATACCCTTCCTGATTTTGATGACGACAACCAGGAAGTGACATTGATTGTCAATGTCGAGCCGGGCAAGCGGATCTATGTGCGTAACATTGGCTTTTCCGGCAACACCTCGACCAAAGACGAAGTCCTTCGCCGCGAGATGCGCCAGATGGAAGGCAGCTGGCTCAACTCACGCTCGGTTGAGCGCGGTAAGGAACGTTTGAGTCGGACCGGCTTCTTCGAAACCGTGGACGTGCAAACCGTCCGTGTACCGGGTACCGACGATCAGGTCGATCTGCAGTACACCGTCAAGGAAGCCAATGCCGGTAACATTAACTTCGGTGTCGGCTACGGTACGGAATCGGGGATCAGCTTCCAGGCGGGGATCCAGCAGGACAACTTCCTCGGCACCGGTAATCGCTTCGGCATCAATGCGATGATGAACGACTACCAGAAAAACGTCAGTTTGGAATACCGCGATCCGTATTTCACCCTCGACGGGATCAGCCTGGGCGGTAAGGTGTACTACAACGAGTTCGAAGCCTCAGACGCGAACATCTCGGACTATACCAACCAGAGTTACGGGGCTAGCTTGACCTGGGGTTTCCCGTTTGACGAGCTGAACTTCTTCGAATTCGGCTTGGGCTATGATCACAACAAGATCTCCAATACCCAAGAATACTACCAGATTGAGAAATTCAAGCAGATCCACGGCTTTGACCGCGGCGATAACGTCATTGAGCTGGATGACTTCAACTGGTCGGTATCTTGGACCCGAAATAACCTAAACCGCGGTTACTTCCCGACGGCCGGTAACCACCAGCGAGCCTCGTTCCGGATGACGATTCCGGGCTCTGATGCGCAGTTCTTCAAGGCTCAGTATGATGTCCGTCAGTACTTCCCGCTGACCGAAGATCACGGCTACAGCCTGCTGTTACGTGGCCGAGTCGGTTACGGTAATGGTTACGGGACGACAGATAACGGCAGCGATCAGCTGTTGCCGTTCTACGAGAACTACTATGCCGGTGGTTTCTCTACGCTGCGCGGCTTCCGCTCCAATACGGTCGGCCCGAAAGCGGTGTATCTGGACTACAGTGCGGGCGGTAACAACCCTGAGCTAATTGGCTCTGACGATGCTGCCGGGGGTAATGCCGTTGCGCTTGCCAGTATGGAGCTGATCGTTCCGACGCCATTTGCGTCTGATGAGGTCCGCAACCAAATTCGTACCAGTGTATTCGTTGACGCCGGTACCGTGTGGGATACGGAATATGACCTGCGTGATTCGGATGGCCGATACATCCAGGATTATTCCGATCCGTCGTTGATTCGTGCGTCTTATGGTGCAGCCCTGCAGTGGATGTCGCCAATGGGACCGCTCGTATTCTCGATTGCTAAGCCAATCAAGAAATACGAGGGTGATGATGAAGAATTCTTCACCTTCACGATTGGTCGAACATTCTAA
- a CDS encoding putative outer membrane protein OmpH (COG2825), protein MKNSSPSRLVEHSNYLRRYPLKQWMKAAGLSLVILSSSFYAQAAEAAQKVGYVATGQAMAQLAQRYNVSEKLRNEFKDRIDELRGIEGRMKTKVDKIKRDGELMSSSEKTKLQREMQSLESDYKLKAQALQEDQRRRGAEEEQKLVQKIRLAIQDVAKREGYDLVVDANAVLYANPKDDLSSKVIAAVK, encoded by the coding sequence ATGAAGAATTCTTCACCTTCACGATTGGTCGAACATTCTAATTATTTGAGGAGATACCCTTTGAAACAGTGGATGAAAGCAGCTGGCCTTAGCCTGGTGATCCTATCGTCGTCATTTTATGCCCAGGCTGCAGAAGCCGCACAGAAAGTGGGTTATGTTGCCACAGGCCAGGCCATGGCCCAGCTGGCCCAGCGTTACAATGTGTCTGAAAAGTTGCGTAATGAGTTTAAAGATCGCATCGACGAGCTGCGTGGCATTGAAGGTCGCATGAAGACCAAAGTGGATAAGATCAAGCGTGACGGCGAGCTGATGAGCTCGAGCGAGAAGACCAAGCTGCAGCGTGAAATGCAGTCATTGGAGTCTGATTACAAACTGAAGGCCCAGGCCCTGCAGGAAGATCAGCGCCGCCGTGGTGCCGAGGAAGAGCAGAAGTTGGTACAGAAGATCCGCCTGGCTATTCAAGACGTTGCCAAGCGAGAAGGTTACGATCTTGTGGTGGATGCCAATGCGGTTCTTTACGCGAACCCGAAAGATGATCTTTCTTCTAAAGTGATTGCTGCCGTTAAGTAA
- a CDS encoding putative UDP-3-O- glucosamine N-acyltransferase (COG1044), with product MAGMTLADIAAKLGAELHGDGTVVIESIAGMATAGEGQITFLSSSKYRKQLADCQASAVMLKAADAEGFEGNALLMADPYLGYAKVAQLLDTTPASAADIAPSAFVDPTAELGENVSIGHNAVIEAGARIGNNAQIGAGCFIGKNAQIGAGTKLWANVTVYHNVVLGEQCLVQSSTVIGADGFGYANDKGEWVKIPQLGSVRIGNRVEIGACTTIDRGALDDTIIEDNVIIDNQMQIAHNVQIGYGTAMAGGTIVAGSTKIGKYCIIGGASVLNGHIEIADGVTITGMGMVMRSIEDKGMYSSGIPLQPNKEWRKTAARTMKIDEMNKRLKAVEKQLAEKGE from the coding sequence ATGGCTGGAATGACTCTTGCTGATATAGCAGCTAAGCTGGGTGCGGAACTTCATGGTGACGGCACTGTAGTTATCGAATCTATTGCAGGAATGGCAACGGCTGGCGAAGGCCAGATCACCTTCCTGTCGAGCAGTAAGTATCGCAAGCAGCTGGCAGATTGTCAGGCTTCTGCCGTGATGCTCAAAGCGGCGGATGCCGAGGGGTTCGAAGGTAACGCCCTGCTGATGGCTGATCCTTACCTGGGTTACGCCAAAGTCGCCCAACTGCTGGATACGACGCCAGCGTCAGCAGCAGACATTGCGCCGTCGGCCTTTGTCGATCCTACCGCGGAGCTTGGCGAGAATGTTTCGATTGGCCATAACGCAGTGATCGAAGCCGGTGCGCGTATCGGTAACAATGCCCAAATCGGTGCAGGCTGTTTTATTGGTAAGAATGCCCAAATCGGCGCGGGAACCAAACTATGGGCCAACGTGACGGTATATCACAACGTGGTACTGGGCGAGCAGTGCTTGGTACAGTCAAGTACCGTGATTGGTGCCGATGGCTTCGGCTATGCCAACGACAAAGGCGAGTGGGTGAAGATCCCGCAGCTGGGCAGTGTCCGTATCGGCAACCGGGTAGAAATCGGTGCATGTACTACCATTGACCGTGGTGCCCTGGACGATACCATTATCGAAGATAACGTGATAATCGATAACCAAATGCAAATCGCCCACAATGTGCAGATCGGATATGGTACGGCCATGGCCGGTGGTACCATTGTGGCCGGCAGCACCAAAATCGGCAAATACTGTATTATTGGTGGCGCCTCTGTGCTTAACGGCCACATCGAGATTGCCGATGGCGTTACCATTACCGGTATGGGTATGGTGATGCGCAGTATTGAAGATAAGGGAATGTACTCTTCCGGTATCCCGCTTCAGCCAAACAAAGAGTGGCGTAAGACAGCAGCTCGTACCATGAAAATTGACGAGATGAACAAGCGTCTTAAAGCCGTAGAAAAGCAGCTGGCAGAAAAAGGCGAATAA
- a CDS encoding (3R)-hydroxymyristoyl-ACP dehydratase (COG0764) — protein sequence MTSENKTLNITEIQELLPHRYPFLMIDRVTHYEEGKTLTGIKNVSVNEPQFTGHFPKMPVFPGVMILEAMAQATGLLAFKTFGAPAENELYYFASVDNGKFRKPVVPGDQLVIEVEFLKERRGIAMFNGVAKVDGEVVCSAELKCARREF from the coding sequence TTGACTAGCGAAAATAAAACGCTGAATATCACAGAGATCCAAGAGCTTCTTCCGCACCGTTACCCGTTTTTGATGATCGACCGCGTAACCCACTACGAAGAAGGCAAGACCCTAACTGGTATCAAGAATGTGTCGGTTAACGAACCTCAGTTCACCGGCCACTTCCCGAAAATGCCGGTCTTCCCGGGCGTGATGATCCTTGAAGCCATGGCGCAGGCTACCGGCTTGTTGGCATTCAAGACCTTTGGTGCGCCGGCTGAAAACGAATTGTATTACTTTGCCAGCGTTGATAACGGTAAATTCCGCAAACCGGTTGTACCTGGCGATCAGCTGGTTATCGAGGTCGAATTCCTCAAAGAGCGCCGCGGTATTGCTATGTTTAATGGTGTAGCGAAAGTTGATGGCGAAGTGGTATGTTCTGCTGAGCTCAAATGTGCAAGACGAGAGTTTTAA
- a CDS encoding UDP-N-acetylglucosamine acyltransferase (COG1043) encodes MCKTRVLMIHETAQIHPSAVIEDGVKIGANVTVGPFTYIGKDVEIGDGNEIMSHVVIKGPTKIGNDNRIFPYAIVGEECQDKKYNGEPTRLEIGDRNVIRESVQIHRGTIQDKGVTIVGNDNLLCVNAHIAHDVVVGNHTHIGNNSILGGHVTVADHAGVMALSAIHPFCTVGAYSYVGGCSAVVQDVPPYVLAQGNHATPYGLNLVGLQRNGFEKKELHALRRAYKEIYRSGKTMEEVKPVLAEMAQEWPSVGLFLDALNNTERGIIR; translated from the coding sequence ATGTGCAAGACGAGAGTTTTAATGATCCACGAAACTGCGCAGATTCACCCATCGGCGGTGATTGAAGACGGCGTTAAGATTGGCGCCAATGTTACGGTCGGCCCGTTCACCTACATCGGTAAAGATGTCGAAATCGGTGACGGCAACGAGATCATGTCGCATGTCGTGATCAAGGGCCCGACCAAGATCGGTAATGATAACCGTATCTTCCCGTATGCGATTGTCGGCGAAGAATGCCAGGACAAGAAGTACAACGGTGAGCCGACCCGGCTGGAGATTGGCGACCGTAACGTGATCCGCGAAAGCGTTCAGATCCACCGCGGCACCATTCAGGACAAAGGCGTGACCATTGTCGGCAACGATAACCTGCTGTGCGTCAATGCCCACATTGCCCATGATGTCGTGGTTGGCAACCACACCCATATCGGTAATAACTCTATTCTGGGTGGCCACGTCACCGTTGCCGATCATGCCGGTGTAATGGCGCTGTCTGCGATCCACCCATTCTGTACCGTCGGGGCCTACAGCTATGTCGGCGGTTGCTCGGCAGTGGTCCAGGATGTGCCGCCATATGTGCTGGCGCAGGGTAACCACGCCACACCGTACGGTCTGAACCTGGTCGGCTTGCAGCGCAATGGCTTTGAGAAGAAAGAGCTGCACGCGCTGCGCCGCGCCTACAAGGAAATCTACCGTTCAGGTAAAACGATGGAAGAAGTGAAGCCGGTACTGGCTGAGATGGCCCAAGAGTGGCCGTCGGTGGGCTTGTTCCTGGATGCACTGAACAACACCGAACGCGGAATTATTCGTTAA
- a CDS encoding lipid-A-disaccharide synthase (COG0763), whose translation MTKPLRIGIVAGEISGDILGAGFMQAVRQRYPDAEFVGIAGSRMQAEGCETLFDMEELAVMGIVEVLGRLPRLFKVKAELVKYFTDNPPDVFVGIDAPDFNLRLERNLKDAGIKTVHYVSPSVWAWRQKRIFKIEAATNLVLAFLPFEKAFYDKFNVPCEFIGHTMADAIPMETDQAAARQLLGLEQDKRWLAVLPGSRGGEMELLAPPFIETCKLLKAQHPDLGFVVALVNQKRRAQFEQAWRDTAPELDFVLVDDTARNVMIAADAVLLASGTVALECMLVKRPMVVGYKVKPLTAWLAKKMLKTKYVSLANILADRELVPELLQDDCTPANLALEVNRFLGADNTELMAEFSRLHQLIKCNADQKAAEAVLQLIDK comes from the coding sequence ATGACGAAGCCACTTCGAATAGGAATTGTCGCCGGGGAGATCTCCGGCGATATTTTAGGTGCCGGCTTTATGCAGGCGGTACGCCAGCGTTATCCGGATGCCGAGTTCGTCGGTATCGCCGGGTCGCGGATGCAGGCCGAAGGCTGCGAGACGCTGTTCGACATGGAAGAGCTGGCGGTGATGGGTATTGTCGAAGTGCTCGGTCGCCTGCCTCGGCTGTTCAAGGTCAAGGCCGAGCTGGTCAAGTATTTTACCGATAATCCGCCGGATGTCTTTGTCGGTATCGATGCGCCGGACTTCAACCTTCGCCTCGAGCGCAACCTCAAAGATGCCGGGATCAAAACCGTGCATTACGTCAGCCCGTCAGTATGGGCGTGGCGCCAGAAGCGGATCTTCAAAATCGAAGCGGCGACCAATCTGGTACTGGCTTTCCTGCCGTTCGAGAAAGCCTTCTACGACAAGTTCAACGTACCGTGTGAGTTTATCGGCCATACTATGGCGGATGCGATCCCGATGGAAACCGATCAGGCTGCAGCGCGACAGTTGCTGGGGCTTGAGCAGGACAAACGCTGGCTGGCGGTCTTGCCGGGTAGCCGCGGCGGGGAAATGGAGCTGCTGGCGCCACCGTTTATCGAGACCTGCAAACTGCTCAAGGCGCAGCACCCGGATCTCGGTTTTGTTGTCGCCTTGGTTAACCAGAAGCGCCGGGCCCAGTTTGAACAGGCATGGCGCGACACCGCACCTGAGCTTGACTTCGTGCTGGTCGATGATACTGCGCGCAATGTCATGATTGCCGCTGACGCAGTATTGCTGGCCTCCGGTACGGTGGCCCTGGAGTGTATGCTGGTCAAAAGGCCGATGGTGGTAGGTTACAAGGTTAAGCCGCTGACTGCGTGGCTGGCCAAGAAGATGCTCAAGACCAAATATGTGTCGCTGGCCAATATTCTGGCCGACCGCGAGTTGGTGCCGGAGCTGTTGCAAGACGATTGCACCCCGGCAAACTTGGCCCTTGAGGTGAACCGCTTCCTCGGGGCTGACAATACTGAACTGATGGCTGAATTTAGTCGTTTGCACCAGCTGATCAAGTGTAATGCGGATCAGAAGGCTGCAGAGGCGGTATTACAACTGATTGATAAGTAA
- a CDS encoding ribonuclease HII (COG0164) encodes MSKELEPFEYPVASCIAGVDEVGRGPLVGAVVTAAVILDPANPIEGLTDSKKLTEKKRNLLFDEIKEKALAWSLGRCEPEEIDQLNILQATMVAMQRAVAGLSVQPDFVLVDGNRIPELPMAAQAVVKGDLRVAEISAASILAKVTRDREMEALDAEYPQYGFAKHKGYPTKAHFEALAEHGAIEQHRKSFKPVKRILGLD; translated from the coding sequence ATGAGTAAAGAACTAGAACCGTTTGAGTATCCGGTAGCAAGCTGTATTGCCGGTGTCGATGAAGTGGGCCGCGGCCCGTTGGTCGGCGCGGTGGTGACCGCTGCGGTAATTTTGGATCCGGCCAACCCTATCGAGGGGCTGACGGACTCGAAGAAACTGACCGAGAAGAAGCGCAACCTGCTGTTTGATGAAATCAAAGAGAAGGCACTGGCTTGGTCACTGGGCCGCTGCGAGCCGGAAGAGATCGACCAGCTCAACATCCTGCAGGCGACCATGGTGGCGATGCAGCGTGCGGTTGCCGGGCTGTCTGTCCAACCTGACTTTGTGCTGGTGGACGGTAACCGTATTCCTGAGCTGCCGATGGCCGCGCAGGCTGTGGTGAAAGGTGACTTGCGGGTGGCCGAGATCAGTGCCGCTTCTATCCTGGCGAAAGTGACCCGCGACCGCGAGATGGAAGCCTTGGATGCCGAATATCCGCAATATGGCTTTGCCAAGCACAAGGGCTATCCGACCAAGGCGCACTTCGAAGCGCTGGCCGAACATGGTGCTATCGAGCAGCACCGCAAAAGCTTCAAACCGGTCAAGCGGATCCTTGGCCTGGACTGA